A genomic window from Erythrobacter sp. BLCC-B19 includes:
- the mhpA gene encoding bifunctional 3-(3-hydroxy-phenyl)propionate/3-hydroxycinnamic acid hydroxylase MhpA, which translates to MSGGYDCDVLVIGGGPTGVTLAALLARRGISVIVAEKDADIFPLPRAAHIDHEGMRILQEAGAAAAVMATSRRADRYEFRNAKGKVLMAFNGAEATGPGGWPIANMIHQPSVEAALRRALLEHETADLRKGWTMESFTQDEAGVSAVFATPEGTRKVRSRWLVGADGARSPVRKACAITFEDLGFEEPWLVVDVLVDDPSRLPTANLQICDPARPTTCVLMGEGRHRWEFMILPGETPETVSAPAHVERLLAPWNVAGAVRIERTAVYTFRARIAEEWRKGRVLLAGDAAHQTPPFAGQGMCSGLRDAANLAWKLAAVTRGEAEAALLDTYQPERGPHLRATIDMAVMMGRMVCTTSRFGAALRDAKFALARALGKLPDGPPAYPSLTAGGLIAGSPGAGDYFPQVLASNSARLDDVLGEGMWLIERAGLSGDRLAPFAQGLRQWLDDHAVEAVLVRPDRYVFGSGRASDLRRQWEAALAPVAAAA; encoded by the coding sequence GTGTCCGGGGGCTACGACTGCGATGTGCTCGTCATTGGCGGCGGGCCGACGGGGGTGACGCTCGCCGCGCTGCTAGCACGGCGCGGGATCAGCGTGATCGTCGCAGAGAAGGACGCGGACATCTTTCCCCTCCCCCGTGCGGCCCATATCGACCATGAAGGGATGCGCATCCTGCAGGAAGCAGGCGCCGCCGCAGCGGTGATGGCGACCAGCCGCCGGGCGGATCGCTACGAGTTCCGCAACGCGAAGGGCAAGGTGCTGATGGCCTTCAACGGGGCGGAAGCGACCGGCCCTGGCGGCTGGCCGATTGCCAACATGATCCATCAACCCTCGGTCGAAGCGGCGCTGCGCCGCGCGCTGCTCGAGCATGAGACCGCCGATCTGCGCAAGGGCTGGACGATGGAGAGCTTCACGCAGGATGAAGCCGGGGTCTCGGCGGTGTTTGCCACCCCCGAGGGCACCCGCAAGGTGCGCTCGCGCTGGCTGGTGGGCGCTGATGGGGCGCGCAGCCCCGTGCGCAAGGCCTGCGCGATCACCTTCGAGGATCTCGGCTTCGAGGAGCCATGGCTGGTGGTCGACGTGCTGGTCGATGATCCCTCGCGGCTGCCCACCGCCAACCTCCAGATCTGCGACCCGGCACGCCCCACCACCTGCGTGCTGATGGGGGAAGGACGGCACCGCTGGGAGTTCATGATCCTGCCCGGCGAAACCCCCGAAACGGTCAGCGCGCCCGCCCATGTCGAACGCCTGCTGGCCCCTTGGAACGTCGCAGGCGCGGTGCGGATCGAGCGCACCGCGGTCTATACCTTCCGCGCCCGGATTGCCGAAGAATGGCGCAAGGGACGCGTCTTGCTTGCCGGAGATGCGGCCCATCAGACGCCTCCCTTTGCCGGACAGGGGATGTGTTCGGGGCTGCGCGATGCGGCCAACCTCGCGTGGAAGCTAGCGGCGGTGACCAGAGGCGAGGCTGAGGCGGCGCTGCTCGATACCTACCAGCCCGAACGTGGGCCGCACCTGCGCGCGACGATCGACATGGCCGTGATGATGGGGCGGATGGTGTGCACCACGAGCCGCTTCGGCGCTGCATTGCGGGACGCGAAGTTCGCGCTGGCGCGGGCGCTCGGCAAGCTTCCTGACGGTCCGCCGGCCTATCCGTCGCTGACAGCCGGAGGCCTCATCGCAGGATCGCCGGGCGCCGGGGACTATTTCCCGCAGGTGCTTGCCAGCAACAGCGCGCGGCTCGACGATGTGCTGGGCGAGGGAATGTGGCTGATCGAGCGCGCGGGCCTTTCGGGAGATCGCCTCGCGCCTTTTGCGCAAGGCTTGCGGCAATGGCTCGATGACCATGCGGTCGAAGCGGTGCTGGTGCGGCCGGATCGCTATGTCTTCGGCAGCGGGCGGGCGTCCGACCTCAGGCGGCAATGGGAAGCGGCGCTGGCACCGGTCGCAGCGGCGGCCTAG
- a CDS encoding fumarylacetoacetate hydrolase family protein, which yields MKLCTFTHAGRTRTGIVVGDTVVETGVPGTMIDLIRDWEALKPGLEAKAATGEGIPLAQVKLEAPVPRPGKIFAIGLNYADHIAESGLGTPERQVWFTKAQTSVNAPYDPILIARGTMTPDYEAELVAIIGAGGKHIAAADAPAAIFGYTVGNDVTERMWQHAVPQWSLGKSFDTHAPMGPWIVTADELGDPHDLGIRCFVNGEERQNSNTRHLVYNVWQQVEHLSVGMTLEPGDCLFTGTPGGIGAAMDPRQFLKAGDVVRTEIDGIGHIEGTMAAEG from the coding sequence ATGAAACTCTGCACCTTCACCCACGCCGGCAGGACCCGCACCGGCATCGTCGTCGGCGATACCGTGGTCGAGACCGGCGTGCCGGGCACGATGATCGACCTGATCCGCGACTGGGAGGCGCTGAAGCCCGGCCTTGAGGCCAAGGCGGCTACGGGCGAGGGCATCCCGCTGGCGCAAGTAAAGCTCGAAGCCCCGGTGCCGCGCCCCGGCAAGATTTTCGCGATCGGGCTCAACTATGCCGATCACATCGCCGAAAGCGGCCTCGGCACGCCGGAACGACAAGTGTGGTTCACCAAGGCGCAGACCTCGGTCAACGCCCCCTATGATCCGATCCTGATCGCGCGCGGCACCATGACGCCGGATTACGAGGCGGAACTGGTCGCGATTATCGGCGCAGGCGGCAAGCACATCGCCGCCGCCGATGCGCCTGCCGCAATCTTCGGCTACACCGTCGGCAATGACGTGACCGAGCGGATGTGGCAGCACGCCGTGCCGCAATGGTCGCTGGGCAAGAGCTTTGACACCCACGCCCCGATGGGCCCGTGGATCGTCACCGCCGACGAACTGGGCGATCCGCACGACCTCGGTATCCGCTGCTTTGTGAATGGCGAGGAGCGGCAGAATTCGAACACGCGGCACCTCGTCTACAACGTGTGGCAGCAGGTCGAGCACCTCTCCGTCGGCATGACGCTGGAGCCGGGCGACTGCCTGTTCACCGGCACCCCGGGCGGCATCGGCGCGGCGATGGACCCGCGCCAGTTCCTGAAAGCCGGTGATGTGGTGCGAACCGAGATTGACGGGATCGGCCATATCGAAGGCACGATGGCGGCCGAAGGCTGA
- a CDS encoding VOC family protein, with protein sequence MAIIKVEDIAHVRFAAPDLGLMRGFLEDFGLTCFEEGGRLYGKGSDGRAFVHVTEQGEPTFLAVGLRAASLADLERLAAHEGAQVEPLGEPGGGMVVRLTDPDGYRVEVVAGQESGTPTPCPPPQFNSAADKPRQRATIRLEPAPAHVRRIGHAVLKVSDFRASERWWKERFGFLTSDEIEAAPNVPLGAFMRCDRGDVPSDHHTIFLAQLPGKLGLLHAAFEVESLDDLMCGHEWLKARERQAAWGVGRHIMGSQIFDYWKDPFGNELEHWTDGDLFTAADPPAKQTMQALLAVQWGSPHPMFAGKAAPPPGLVAWITAMQLRIKRLFSRTPKEA encoded by the coding sequence ATGGCCATCATCAAGGTCGAAGACATCGCGCACGTCCGCTTTGCCGCGCCCGATCTGGGGCTGATGCGCGGCTTTCTGGAAGATTTCGGCCTGACCTGTTTCGAGGAGGGCGGCAGGCTTTACGGCAAGGGCAGCGACGGGCGGGCGTTCGTCCATGTGACCGAACAGGGCGAGCCGACATTCCTTGCCGTGGGCCTGCGCGCTGCAAGCCTTGCCGATCTCGAACGCCTCGCCGCCCATGAAGGCGCGCAGGTCGAGCCGCTGGGCGAACCGGGCGGGGGCATGGTCGTGCGGCTCACCGATCCTGACGGCTACCGCGTCGAAGTCGTGGCGGGTCAGGAGAGCGGCACACCGACCCCCTGCCCGCCCCCGCAGTTCAACAGCGCCGCTGACAAACCGCGCCAGCGCGCCACCATCCGTCTTGAACCCGCGCCTGCCCATGTTCGCCGCATCGGCCATGCGGTGCTGAAGGTGAGCGACTTCCGCGCCTCGGAGCGGTGGTGGAAGGAGCGCTTCGGCTTTCTCACCTCGGACGAGATCGAGGCCGCGCCGAATGTGCCGCTCGGCGCCTTCATGCGCTGCGACAGGGGCGATGTGCCGTCAGACCACCACACGATCTTCCTCGCGCAGCTCCCCGGCAAGCTCGGCCTGCTCCACGCCGCCTTCGAGGTCGAGAGCCTCGATGATCTGATGTGCGGCCACGAATGGCTGAAGGCCCGCGAGCGGCAGGCGGCATGGGGCGTGGGCCGGCACATCATGGGCAGCCAGATCTTCGACTATTGGAAAGACCCTTTCGGCAACGAGCTCGAACACTGGACCGATGGCGACCTGTTCACCGCCGCCGATCCGCCGGCGAAGCAGACCATGCAGGCGCTGCTGGCGGTGCAATGGGGCAGCCCCCATCCGATGTTCGCGGGCAAGGCAGCCCCGCCCCCCGGCCTCGTCGCCTGGATCACCGCCATGCAGCTGCGCATCAAACGCCTGTTCTCCCGCACGCCCAAGGAAGCCTGA
- a CDS encoding lipid II flippase Amj family protein gives MDTELLLICALTGVINLIGALAYAARIAGVRTGRIALSFALFNVLLLVSRTSNGFLGPFLAKRIETALATGRGEMLIWDLRLVLLAAAVSVALGIALVPTGQRVFAAAITYFQQSRSTTKLILRSMTPSGLATLRDSVAIPSGDTLKSLKGERGVSWSVLVANALAQGLLAVGVIASLYAGYLVPEFRVTASQMTAIINGFATILLFALIDPQISALTDDVVDGSVSEATFRRAMIWISLSRLAGTLLAQVMLVPAAVVIAWAAGWL, from the coding sequence CCTATGCGGCGCGCATCGCCGGGGTGCGCACCGGGCGCATCGCGCTGTCCTTCGCGCTGTTCAACGTGCTGCTGCTGGTCAGCCGCACCTCCAACGGCTTCCTCGGCCCCTTCCTCGCCAAGCGGATTGAAACTGCGCTGGCGACGGGAAGGGGCGAGATGCTGATCTGGGACTTGCGGCTGGTGCTGCTGGCCGCTGCCGTCTCGGTGGCCTTGGGGATCGCGCTGGTGCCGACCGGCCAGCGCGTCTTTGCCGCGGCGATCACCTACTTCCAGCAGAGCCGTTCGACCACGAAGCTGATCCTGCGGAGCATGACGCCATCGGGCCTGGCGACCTTGCGCGATTCGGTCGCGATACCCTCGGGCGATACGCTCAAGTCGCTGAAGGGCGAGCGCGGGGTCAGCTGGAGCGTGCTCGTCGCCAATGCGCTCGCCCAAGGCTTGCTGGCGGTGGGCGTGATCGCCTCGCTCTACGCCGGATACCTCGTCCCCGAATTCCGCGTCACCGCCTCGCAGATGACCGCGATCATCAACGGCTTTGCGACGATCCTGCTGTTCGCGCTGATCGACCCGCAGATCTCCGCGCTGACCGATGACGTGGTCGATGGCTCGGTGAGTGAAGCGACCTTCCGCCGCGCGATGATCTGGATTTCACTGAGCCGGCTTGCAGGCACCCTGCTGGCGCAGGTGATGCTGGTGCCGGCGGCGGTGGTGATCGCCTGGGCAGCAGGCTGGCTCTAG
- a CDS encoding TetR/AcrR family transcriptional regulator has protein sequence MAGKPLASPRSQRTRAALIAAGLDLLFDRPIDAIPIDDVVARAGVAKGSFFNHFADKHDFAAAVAAEVRLEVEALVGAANAGIADPVARIAGGMAVAARAAVEQPRRMMALLRSMAPATSQSHPLNRGLKDDIEAALAQGLIRPEAREAGVPYWLGLCQVLMMHLIETRPSHEEAARQLGDMLLLGLTGLGAPPAQAAALADAARRARIG, from the coding sequence ATGGCCGGCAAACCCCTCGCATCGCCCCGTTCGCAGCGCACCCGTGCGGCGCTGATTGCCGCGGGGCTTGATCTGCTGTTCGATCGGCCAATCGACGCCATTCCGATCGACGATGTCGTCGCCCGTGCAGGCGTGGCCAAGGGGAGCTTCTTCAACCACTTTGCCGACAAGCACGATTTCGCCGCTGCCGTGGCGGCCGAGGTGCGGCTCGAGGTCGAGGCGCTGGTCGGCGCGGCCAATGCAGGGATTGCCGATCCGGTCGCACGGATTGCTGGCGGTATGGCCGTCGCAGCGCGGGCCGCGGTCGAGCAGCCTCGCCGGATGATGGCGCTCCTGCGCAGCATGGCGCCTGCCACCAGCCAGTCCCACCCGCTGAACCGCGGCCTGAAGGACGATATCGAGGCGGCGCTGGCACAGGGACTGATCCGGCCTGAGGCTCGCGAGGCGGGGGTGCCCTACTGGCTTGGCCTGTGTCAGGTGCTGATGATGCACCTCATCGAAACGCGCCCCTCGCACGAGGAGGCGGCGCGGCAGTTGGGTGATATGCTGCTGCTCGGCCTCACCGGCCTCGGAGCGCCCCCGGCACAGGCCGCAGCACTGGCCGACGCCGCCCGGCGCGCGCGGATCGGCTAA
- a CDS encoding polysaccharide deacetylase family protein: MTTASMLAVPPAGRSATFAPDFGQRVLLTVDTEEEFDWTGPFRRDGYGLRHVEAIPRFQTFCEGLGAHPVYLVDWPIVQDPRAVEIIGDAVRRGTAEVGVQLHPWVNPPFDEEVSVFNSFAGNLPQELEAAKFMALRDAIEANFGTAPLIYRAGRYGLGPHTAGLLKTAGIRIDTSVRSLFDYSDQGGPDYRAHPLAPYWVDGAMRLLELPVTSVHSGLLRGAGRPVQQLGEALPKGMGVLSRLGLLERIALTPEGVSAEEALRGVDIAVEAGLPVLVLSFHSPTLAPGFTPYAADQAAVEALYAWFEAIYARCAARGLRPCTVSDIIAATGG, encoded by the coding sequence ATGACCACAGCATCAATGCTCGCCGTGCCGCCTGCCGGGCGCAGCGCGACCTTTGCGCCTGATTTCGGCCAGCGGGTGCTGCTGACGGTCGACACGGAGGAAGAATTCGACTGGACCGGCCCGTTCCGGCGCGATGGCTATGGTCTTCGCCACGTCGAGGCGATCCCGCGCTTTCAGACCTTCTGCGAGGGGCTGGGCGCGCATCCGGTCTATCTGGTCGACTGGCCGATCGTGCAGGATCCGCGCGCGGTGGAGATTATCGGCGATGCGGTGCGGCGCGGGACGGCCGAAGTCGGTGTCCAGCTCCACCCCTGGGTCAACCCGCCGTTCGACGAGGAGGTGAGCGTCTTCAACTCCTTCGCCGGCAATCTGCCTCAGGAGCTGGAGGCGGCCAAGTTCATGGCCCTGCGCGATGCGATCGAGGCCAATTTCGGGACGGCGCCGCTGATCTACCGCGCGGGCCGTTATGGCCTGGGGCCGCACACGGCGGGGCTGCTCAAGACTGCAGGCATCAGAATCGACACATCGGTGCGGTCGCTGTTCGACTATTCGGATCAGGGCGGGCCGGATTATCGCGCCCATCCGCTTGCGCCCTATTGGGTGGACGGGGCGATGCGCCTGCTCGAACTGCCGGTGACGAGTGTCCATTCCGGTCTCTTGCGCGGGGCCGGACGCCCGGTGCAGCAGCTGGGCGAGGCTTTGCCCAAGGGGATGGGCGTGCTCTCGCGCCTCGGCCTGCTCGAACGCATCGCGCTCACCCCCGAAGGTGTCAGCGCCGAGGAAGCCCTGCGCGGGGTCGATATTGCGGTGGAGGCCGGGCTGCCGGTGCTGGTGCTGTCGTTCCACAGTCCGACGCTGGCCCCCGGCTTCACCCCCTATGCCGCCGATCAGGCCGCGGTCGAGGCCCTCTACGCCTGGTTCGAGGCGATCTATGCCCGCTGCGCCGCGCGGGGGCTGCGCCCTTGCACCGTCTCCGACATCATCGCCGCGACCGGGGGGTGA